One genomic region from Saprospiraceae bacterium encodes:
- a CDS encoding MBL fold metallo-hydrolase has product MYFQHIYDKSLAQASYFIGCQKAGVAAVIDAKRDVDTYIEIAKANNMKITHIFETHIHADFLAGSRELAQLTGADLYLSDEGGEGWQYQFPHVGLKDGDKIKIGNLTMEVLHTPGHTPESVSFLLTDNPASNKPVMLFTGDFVFVGDVGRPDLLEKAAGITGTSAVGAHQMYDSIRKFNALEDYIQVWPGHGAGSACGKALGSVPSTTVGYEKARNWAFQYADDETGFVQYLLADQPEPPKYFAMMKHLNKVDRPLLTSVPVLSKLSADELKAALAKDIKLIDARSKSDFANAFIPGSINIQGNNSFATWAGWFIKYDEPFMLLADESQLDDLTRKLMRIGLDNIYGYVPSTSIWTEAGGTLQKANVITIEEAKQLIHNNGVQVVDLRGAAEFNAGHISKAENIFVGTLPENLEKIKKDRKVIIHCQGGDRSSIAYSLLVKKGYTNLVNFSGGINEWVNAAEAVVS; this is encoded by the coding sequence ATGTATTTTCAACACATTTATGACAAAAGTCTGGCGCAAGCCAGTTATTTTATCGGGTGTCAAAAAGCGGGTGTAGCCGCTGTGATTGATGCAAAAAGGGATGTAGACACCTATATTGAAATCGCCAAGGCCAATAATATGAAGATAACTCATATTTTCGAGACACATATTCATGCTGATTTTCTGGCGGGGTCCCGGGAGCTAGCTCAGCTTACAGGAGCTGACTTATACCTGAGTGATGAAGGTGGTGAAGGATGGCAATATCAGTTTCCACATGTTGGTTTGAAGGATGGTGATAAAATCAAAATAGGTAATCTCACGATGGAAGTCTTGCATACACCGGGCCATACGCCTGAGAGTGTAAGCTTCTTACTGACTGATAATCCGGCCAGTAATAAACCAGTCATGCTCTTTACAGGTGATTTTGTTTTTGTCGGGGATGTAGGAAGACCTGACTTGCTCGAAAAGGCAGCAGGAATCACAGGCACCTCAGCTGTAGGCGCGCATCAGATGTATGATTCAATTAGAAAATTTAATGCCCTGGAAGATTATATACAGGTATGGCCAGGTCATGGCGCCGGCAGTGCTTGTGGCAAGGCATTAGGCTCTGTACCCAGCACTACAGTGGGTTATGAAAAAGCCAGAAACTGGGCTTTCCAATATGCAGATGATGAAACCGGATTTGTCCAGTATTTATTAGCTGATCAGCCTGAACCGCCCAAGTATTTTGCCATGATGAAACATCTTAACAAGGTAGATCGTCCTTTGCTTACTTCGGTACCGGTATTAAGTAAACTTTCAGCGGATGAATTAAAGGCAGCATTGGCTAAGGATATAAAATTGATAGATGCCCGCAGTAAATCTGATTTTGCAAATGCGTTTATCCCAGGCAGTATCAATATACAAGGCAATAATTCTTTTGCTACCTGGGCGGGTTGGTTTATCAAGTATGATGAACCCTTTATGCTGTTGGCGGACGAAAGCCAACTCGATGATCTCACCAGAAAACTCATGCGCATAGGCTTGGATAATATTTATGGTTATGTACCGTCTACTTCCATTTGGACTGAGGCTGGGGGTACCCTTCAAAAAGCAAATGTGATTACTATTGAGGAAGCCAAACAGTTGATACATAATAATGGTGTCCAGGTAGTAGACTTGAGAGGTGCTGCTGAGTTTAATGCAGGACATATCTCCAAAGCAGAGAATATTTTTGTCGGTACGCTTCCTGAAAATTTAGAAAAGATTAAAAAGGACAGAAAGGTCATCATCCATTGCCAGGGAGGGGACAGGTCGTCCATCGCTTACTCCCTATTGGTAAAAAAAGGATATACTAATCTGGTAAACTTTTCCGGAGGAATCAATGAATGGGTAAATGCAGCT